GTCGCGCGCGACCCGGACACGGGCGTGCGCAACGTCGCGTTTCATCGCTTGCAGATCAAAGGGCCGCGGAAGACCGGCGCCTTGATCGTCCCGCGCCACACGCGCGACATCTTGAACAAACACGAGGCGCGGAACGAGCCGACGCCGGTCGCCATCTTCATCGGCCACCATCCTTTATATTACATGGCCGCGGCCACAACCGGGCCGTTCGAGATGGACGAGCTGGAGCTGGCCGGCGGGCTGATCGGCGAGCCGGCGAAAGTCGTCAAGTGCGAGACCAACGACCTAGAGGTCCCGTACGACGCGGAGATCGTGTTGGAAGGGAGGATCCTGCCGAACGTGCGCGAAGAGGAAGGGCCGTTCTCGGAGTTTCACGACTACTACGTCGCCGGCATGGGGAAAAATCCCGTCATCGAGATCGACTGCATCACGATGCGCCACGACGCGATCTTCAAGGCGATTCAAAACGGCTCGGAAGTCGAAGGCTGCGTGTTTCACAAAGTTCCCTTCGGCGTCGCGGTCTACAACCACATCCGCTACATCGGCGGGCGCGTCGACCTGCACAACCTCTTGGTCCTTCCCGGCCTCTTCGGCATCGTCGTCCAGATGACGCCGCGTTTTTACGGCGAGGCAAAACAAGTTCTCATGGGCGTGCTGTCGAGCCCGATCCTCCATCCGAAGATCGCCATCGCCGTGGACGAGGACGTGAACATCTTCAACTACTGGGAAGTTCTCTGGGCGATCAACACGCGCTGCAACCCCGAGCGCGACATGGTCATCATCCCCGGCACCCGGATCCATCCGATGGACCCAACCGGCGACGAGCCGATTCCCCCCGGCGGCCCGTTCTGGCACCGCACCGGCGGCAAAGTGATTATCGACGCAACGAAGCCGCCGCTTTGCGCGGGCAAAGAGGCGCGGCTGCCGTTTGAGAGATTGAAGCCGATGGGATGGGAGACGGTCAGGCTAGAGGATTTTTTGCCGAGGTAGGATTACCTCACGCGGCGTAGCGGATCACTTCGAGTTCAGCCGTATTGTCTGCTTGCCTAAGCAGAGTGTCGATGCGTGCCATGACCGCATCCTCAATCAGATACTCTCGGCATGCGTTACACTGCAAAACCGGCAGTTGCTTGAAGATGACAATCCGGTCTTCCGACAGCTTAAACGGCAGGTCGGTACTGATCCGATTCATACCGGCGCCACAGATTTGGGGGGTGGACGCCGGATACGAACCTTTACGGGCTGGCCTTCACCGAAAAGACGAGCAAAGTCCTCGTCGGAAAGCTCGTCCCAGCCGAATGCCTCTCGCTTCAAAGCCCGCCGTTGGCCGGCAGTTGTAGACGCTCTCTTCGACCTCTTCGGGCTCAAGGGCTACCTAGTCGGCAGAAAGTATTTTCGGACCGCCGGAGTTATGCGTTCCGAAATGGTTGCGCCTTGGATTATTTTGTCTAGTACTGCCTGAGGAATGGGCGCTACAAAATGATCAACGCCGTAGTCCTCCAACTTTTTTATTTTGTCGATTCCCTCATAAACTTGGCCGAGTTCGTACATAATGACCGATGTGTTCGTCAACTCAGAATACTCGGCTGGCTCGATTCGGCAACTGTGATCTTTCCAGCTTGACCAAGGGGAAAAGTTGAAAATAACGATCGTATGGTTAGCTTCGTAAGCGACAACCCAAATGTGTGGGAGTCGATCACGATAGGACTGCAATCGGAAGGCGTCACCGAGTTTCACTATCGGTGCGCCTATTTCTGAAGACTCTTAAGAAAAGCGACTTCTTCGGAAAGCTGAGTGAGTTCCCGGATCTCTTCTTCGCTCTTTCCTGCATCTTTCAAAATTATAGTGGGATCAATCGGCAAAGAACCACCGTGGGGATCTGCGTATTCGGGAAGCGTATGAGTCCACTCTGAAAGTTGAAACGGATCCATGTGGCCGTATTTCTGATAGACTTCGTCTAGGATTTTTAGTTCAAACTGTGAAAGTTCGTCGGTTTCCGAATCATCTTTGACTGTGTATAGCGTTGTTTCCTGGCGTTCCGAAATATAATCATGCCACCACAAATCATCTTCCCGGTGCTTAGGCTTTGTAGCATCATAGATTGCGCTTAGAACAGGACCCAATTCCATTGAAACCATCTTGTCGCCCGTAATTGAGTATCCCGCTTTTATCAAAGCAGTTCGGTCTGCAAGATATAATAGCTTAATGAGTAGGAGTAAATCCATTTTGCCGCCATGAAGTTTGACTAAGTAAGCGGCAGCTTGAGCAGCTTTCCTTTTGTTCAGGATAAATTTCACGTCATAATTATAGTTGACCACCCCATAGAAGGTCAATCATTATCAAAGGGAAGATTTTTTGCCGAAGTAGGGGTTTAATGTGAATGGTTTAGACGCTGAGCTTGCCGCGATTCGATCATGCCGATGACTATCCGCGATCCATTTCAGATCTTATCGCATGAGCGTCCAATATTCACCGCGCAGTCTTGTGGTCCGTCCAGCTTCAGTGAGAGCGCGGTATCCAGAAAAGAAACACCGCCTTTGGCAGTTGGCTCTGCCGGTTCGATCGTAATCCGCACGCGAGTATTCGGCTCAAGTGTGAGCGCGTCGTGAGGACGAAGGACCTTTCCGTCAAAAACTGCTTCTATGGTCTTAGTCATTTCACACCTCTGATACTCCAGAGCTACTCGCAAGTACAGCAGACCTCGGTGCTCACCGCACGTCTAACGTCCCATCATCATCTTCCCGCGTCGTGATTTAACCTTCCGGGACGAAACTCGGGGCGTTTCTGTCATGACGCGATAGTGCCTGGTGAAAACTCATTTAGCAAGAAAAAGCTCCGGCGGCCCCTTCTGGCACCGCACCGGCGGTAAAGTAATCATCGACGCGACCAAACCGCCGTTGTGCGCGGGCGAACAAGCGTGTCTGCCGTTTCAAAGATTGAAGCCGATGGGTTGGGAGACAGTGAGGTTGGAAGATTTTTTGCCGAGGTAGGATTTAACGTGATGGGTGAGACGCTAAGCCGGCGAGATCGGCACTCACCGATGATTGTTCGGAAACCCCTTTGCAACCCTTGGATAATTCTGGACGATTACGTTCGTCGTTTTTCTACGCGACGGGCGTATTTCCCACGAACAATCTCACCAAGTCACCCAACGGATCAGCAGCGGCGCGACGATGAAGCAGCCTAGGATCGCCGGGAAAAAAATGGGGGGAACCGGGTAATCGTGAACAGGCCAGCGAAAGAGCCAACCGGGCGCAATCCACGCAAAGAGGATTACGAAGAGCGGAACTGTAACAATAGTCAACAACAGCGCGAAGATCGCCCGCGCGGTTCGCCCGGAGGGAAGACTCCGCGGCGCTGGAACTGCCAACCCTCTACGCCAAGGGTTATGAGGACCGGCGGCGCGCAAAGCCAAGCAATGAGGAGGAGGAGTGCGCTCGGTGTGAAATGCATATTTCAGCCCCGTGTCTATCTCGGCCAGAATCTGACGCAAATATCGCTCCGTCATTGAACGGCGTCAAGAATTATTTTAATCGCTGGCGGTTAATTCCTCAGCTTGCTGCAACAAGTCAATTGCCAATCCGAAGGCCGTCATTCCCGCATGCTTTAAGCGGGAATCCAGGAGGGTTCGGGCGCACGACCCCCGATAGAAACATTCGGGGGTGACGCCTTTAAGACAAAGTAGATAGGGTCGAGCTAAGTGACCGGGCCTGTCACCTCTGCGATACGGCCGTCGCCTACCCAAATCGCGTCAATGATCTCGAAGACTTCCTGGGCCAGCGGCGTCATGATGACGTCCTCTCGCGCCAGACCTCGCCCCACCATGCTATGACGCGCAATATTCCGTACGCTGGCATCGATGATCTTTACGCCGAATCCCTGGCGAAATTCCAGCGAGACTGCGTATCGATCGGCTCGGTCGGTTCCCTCGCCCCAGGGTCCGAGGATGAGGTCGATATGCGCGCCCTTCTCGGGAATCTTACCGAGCGACCAGTGAACGAAGTAGACAGCCTCAGCGGAGTTCTCTCGGTGAACCAATCCCCAGACGGTGCGACTGTTGTCGCCACAGCACTCACACGGCCCAAAGTCCTGGCTGCCGTCCGGCTCTATCACTCGCTCGTTCATCCAATTTCCTGACGGGAAAAGAAACTCAGACCCTTAGTGCTTTTTCCATTCAGCTAGAATCGGCGTCACTTCGGTGAGTGTAAGCTTCCTCTTGTCGTTTAGTCGCGGGTCTTCACCGCTATATGCGACAAAGATGGTATTTTTATTTTTCGAAACGCAATTGTTCGGCTAGTGGCGCCATGAATGTGGAGCATGGCGTCGTAACCTGCACGGGGCCGACTCTCCAAACGAACATCGTGAGCGTCTGTGATTGGAGTGAATCCAAGAGACGCTCGGTCCACCTCCTCGACCGCTTTAAGTAGTCGTTTCACGCGGGGATCATCAAGGGATACCTTCTCGGGAACAAAACCACAGCAAGTCAGAATCAAAACCGCCGAAGTGAATACGACCAACTGAGATTGTCGTGAAGCAACCATGCACTCTAACCGTCACAAACGGTTGTTATGTTTCTTTGCTCAGATGCGCCAACCTGGGCGCGTGCAGTTCCCAGTTTTTTCCGTCGAACGGATCGATGGTCAACTCTTTTGGTTGCGGCTGAAGGCAGCGGACGTTGACGTCGTAGCCGTCGGGATTGGAGCGCGGGATGTAGAATGACTTCACGCCGCAGGTTTTGCAGAACCTGTGCTGCGCTGTTCCTGTGTTGAAGGAGTAAGTCGTGAGGTTTTCTTCGCCGCTCAGGAGTTTGAATTTGGATTTCGGGACGATGAGGTGCAGGAACGCGGATTTTGAACAGATCGAGCAGTTGCACTCTTGGCAGGTGATCCGTTCGGGCGCTTCCACTTCGAGCTGCACCGCTCCGCAGTGGCAACTGCCCCGGTAGATCATCGGTCTATGCCCAACTCACGGATTCGGGAACGACGATCCGTACAGCCTGATCCATTCTTTCGCGGCTTCTTCGGTCGTGAGCTTGCGCCCGTCTTGAATCTCGACGTCGCGTCGGTAGTTCTCGATGTGGCAGATCTGCTCGACCATGCGCACCCGGAACGCCACGTCGGCGTCGAGAAACTGGACGCCGACGGCGTATTGGCCGCCTTCGTTTTTACACCATGCCACTCGGGCCGTTGTCACTTCGAAGACGGGACGCAAACACGGCATACGCAAGGCGACGATGGTTTCCGGCTTGATCGCCGTGTCCGAAAGGAATGCAAGACCGCCAAAGCCGACATTCTTGCCGCCTCGGCCTACATAGTCGCTGTCGCCGGCGGAGCGAACCTCAATCGGCACATCCGAGGGGTGTCGGATGAACTGACGCATAAAATTACTCCCAGGGTTTCAATTGAGCGGCCGTGCCTTCTCGATGGTTTGCAGTTTATCACAATTTGAGTTCGTACGGTTAGCTAAATTCTTCAACCCTTGAACCCTTAAACCTCCTTATGGCGCGTACATGCCGTCGATCAGCGCCGCCGCTTCCTTGGCGAACATGCCCATCTCGACACCTTCTCGGAGCCAGCTCTTTTGCGCTTTCAGCGTCGCAGCCTCGGGCCAGGTGAAATCGGACGGGAGCAAAAATATCTTAGTCCGCGGCCAGGCGGCGGCTACTTCTTCGGGATTTTCCAGACCGAAGAACTGTTTGGCGTATTTTTTAAAGTGAGCCTCGTCCCCTTGGAGGCCTTTGTACGCTTCGGTCCACGCGGCGCGGAGTTTAGGAACGAGCGCCGCGTTTTCTTTTACCCACGGCTCGAGACCGGCGAGCCAGACGACCGGCATTACTTTGACGTTGAGCAGCCGCGATAGCTCGTCGCGGAAGCCCAGGATCGTTTTGTACTTTCCGCCGGTGAGCAGCCGCGAGACGTGCGCTTCCCAGAGAAGCCCGGCTTCGACGTCGCCTCTTTCCAACACGGCGATGATCGCCGGAGCGCCCATCTTCTTGAGCTGAAAATCTTTTTCGATGTTCATGCCGCGCTTGCGCATCATGAAATCGAATAGGTTATAGAGCGTTGTCACCTCGGAGGTCAGCGCCACCGGCTTGCCCTTGAGGTCTTCGACCGAGTTATACGGAGAATCCTTTCTCGCCAGAACGTACATGTGGCTGGTCTGATACGGCTGGAGCAGCCGAATCGGAACGTTGTTGACGTTGGCGCGGAGCCCGGCCTCCGGCGTCATCAGCCCGACGGAAACAGCTTTGATGCCGAGCAGGCGCTGGATCTCCGGCACGCCGGCCCAGCGCGGCTTCATGACGAAACCGTTCTTTTTGTCG
This genomic window from Candidatus Binatia bacterium contains:
- a CDS encoding YgiT-type zinc finger protein, producing the protein MCGAGMNRISTDLPFKLSEDRIVIFKQLPVLQCNACREYLIEDAVMARIDTLLRQADNTAELEVIRYAA
- a CDS encoding Panacea domain-containing protein, whose amino-acid sequence is MKFILNKRKAAQAAAYLVKLHGGKMDLLLLIKLLYLADRTALIKAGYSITGDKMVSMELGPVLSAIYDATKPKHREDDLWWHDYISERQETTLYTVKDDSETDELSQFELKILDEVYQKYGHMDPFQLSEWTHTLPEYADPHGGSLPIDPTIILKDAGKSEEEIRELTQLSEEVAFLKSLQK
- a CDS encoding antitoxin family protein, with the protein product MTKTIEAVFDGKVLRPHDALTLEPNTRVRITIEPAEPTAKGGVSFLDTALSLKLDGPQDCAVNIGRSCDKI
- a CDS encoding GFA family protein, with amino-acid sequence MIYRGSCHCGAVQLEVEAPERITCQECNCSICSKSAFLHLIVPKSKFKLLSGEENLTTYSFNTGTAQHRFCKTCGVKSFYIPRSNPDGYDVNVRCLQPQPKELTIDPFDGKNWELHAPRLAHLSKET
- a CDS encoding PhnD/SsuA/transferrin family substrate-binding protein — translated: MILVVAIFLSMTVSSVHAAEMPTVEVGLPNDGLFGLGGQYILDKELDKKNGFVMKPRWAGVPEIQRLLGIKAVSVGLMTPEAGLRANVNNVPIRLLQPYQTSHMYVLARKDSPYNSVEDLKGKPVALTSEVTTLYNLFDFMMRKRGMNIEKDFQLKKMGAPAIIAVLERGDVEAGLLWEAHVSRLLTGGKYKTILGFRDELSRLLNVKVMPVVWLAGLEPWVKENAALVPKLRAAWTEAYKGLQGDEAHFKKYAKQFFGLENPEEVAAAWPRTKIFLLPSDFTWPEAATLKAQKSWLREGVEMGMFAKEAAALIDGMYAP
- a CDS encoding PilZ domain-containing protein, translating into MRQFIRHPSDVPIEVRSAGDSDYVGRGGKNVGFGGLAFLSDTAIKPETIVALRMPCLRPVFEVTTARVAWCKNEGGQYAVGVQFLDADVAFRVRMVEQICHIENYRRDVEIQDGRKLTTEEAAKEWIRLYGSSFPNP
- a CDS encoding UbiD family decarboxylase, producing MPKDMRSWIRELEEAGELIRVTKPVHPHTQMGALLYQSREKSLLFENVDGFPKWKSLGMAPANLRHAALAYGTTVEKLIPIAAERALKRQPTELVSTGPVKEVILKGDQVDLRKLPAHVAGSEETPYIASGLMVARDPDTGVRNVAFHRLQIKGPRKTGALIVPRHTRDILNKHEARNEPTPVAIFIGHHPLYYMAAATTGPFEMDELELAGGLIGEPAKVVKCETNDLEVPYDAEIVLEGRILPNVREEEGPFSEFHDYYVAGMGKNPVIEIDCITMRHDAIFKAIQNGSEVEGCVFHKVPFGVAVYNHIRYIGGRVDLHNLLVLPGLFGIVVQMTPRFYGEAKQVLMGVLSSPILHPKIAIAVDEDVNIFNYWEVLWAINTRCNPERDMVIIPGTRIHPMDPTGDEPIPPGGPFWHRTGGKVIIDATKPPLCAGKEARLPFERLKPMGWETVRLEDFLPR